CCTGCTTCCCGCCGCGGAGCAGCAGCTTAACGCCGGCGATGCCGAGACCGCCTACGCCACCGCTGCGCGAGCAGTCGAAATCGGCGACCGCTTCGCGGACGCCGACCTCAGCGCCTGCGCCCGCCATTTGCAGGGCCGGGCCCTCATCTTGCAGGGACAAGTGGCGAGAGGTCTCGCTCTTCTTGATGAGGCGATGGTCGCTGTTACCGCCGGAGAACTATCTCCGATCATGACCGGTCTGGTCTACTGTAGTGTGGTCGAGGCCTGCCAGCAGATCTATGCCGTGGATCGCGCCCGCGAATGGACGGCCGCATTGTCTGCGTGGTGTGCCGGGCAATTGCAATTGGTCACCTTCACGGGCACATGCCTTGTTCACCGCGCCGAGATCATGCAGACGAACGGCGCGTGGCGGGAGGCAATCGAGGAGGCTCGCCGCGCATGCACGGCACCTTCGCCGGGATCGGGGCACCACCCCCCTGCGGCAGCTTTTTACCAAGAGGCGGAGATACACCGCCTGCGCGGTGCGTTTACTGAAGCCGAGGAGGCATATCGTCAGGCGAGCCGGCTGGGGTGGGAACCGCTACCGGGTCTGGCCCTGTTGCGGCTTGCGCAGGGGCGCACCGAAACGGCCGTGAACGCGATCAAGCGTGCCTTGGGCACCACCATAAATCGGCTGCAGCGGACGAAGCTCCTGCCCGCCTATATCGAAATCATGATTGGCGCCGGCGATTTCGAGCCTGCGTGCGACGCCTGCCGCGAACTGGAAGAATGCGCCGATTACTTCCAGACTTCGATGCTGCGAGCGATGGCCGCCCACGCGACCGGTGCGGTCCATTTGGCGAAAGGCGATCCTCAGGACGCCCTTGCTGCGCTACGACGTGCCTTCGAGCTTTGGCTGCGGGTCGAAGCGCCGTACCATGCCGCGCGCGCGCGCAAGCTCATCGGGCTCGCCTGTGACGCACTCGGAGATGAGGAGAGCGCAACGCTAGAGTTGACCGCCGCTCGGGAGGCGTTCGAGCAGCTAGGCGCCGCACCCGATATCGCCGGCATGGTTCTCCCGATGCACGTTCACGGCTTGACACGGCGCGAACTACAGGTGCTGCGGCTGGTGGCGAGCGGCGAGCCGAACAAGAAGATCGCGGCTGAGCTCCGTCTCAGCCAAAGGACCATTGATCGGCACGTCAGCAACATTCTCAGTAAGCTCGATGTCTCGTCGCGAGCGGCCGCGACCGCGTGGGCCTACAAGCACAGACTTGTTTGAATATCCGGCGCGGCCAAGTGGGTGAAATTACCCATATCCCCATCCCGTAAATTGAGCGATTCGCCCGAAGCGGCGGTTCTTCTTTCGACGTAGGATCTTCTCAAGCTGAGAAGAGGACCTCTGGAGGACGCCATGATTACGAGCGATGCGGGAATGGGTCCGCGACAAGAAGATGCCGCACGGGAACGCACACCAACGACTGGAGGTCCTCGCGAACGGCTGCTCGCCGGCGTTTCGGTATCCGAGAAAACCCTGCGTCTGGCCGGCATCTCGACGGCGGTGCTGGACGGCGGCGCTGGACCGCCGATCATGTTGCTGCATGGTCCAGGAGAACATGCGGCCAAGTGGCTGCGGATCATCCCGGACCTGATCAAGACTTATCACGTCATCGCACCGGACCTACCGGGGCACGGAGCGTCCGAAATAACCGACGGTCCGATCGATGCCGATCGCGCGCTCGCTTGGCTCGGCGAATTGATCGAGAGCGTCTGCCCGACGCCCCCCGTTTTGGTAGGCCAGATCCTCGGCGGTGCCATTGCAGCGCGTTTCGCTGCCGCCAATAGCAATCGGCTGCGCTGCCTGGTGTTGTCTGATGCGCTCGGCCTTGCTCCCTTTCAGCCAGTGCCGGAGTTCGGGGCTGCGCTCATGGCGTTCGTCACGCATCCGAACGAGGAAAACCATGACCGCCTTTGGCAACGCTGCGCATACGACCTGGATACTCTGCGTGACCGCATGGGGGAGAGCTGGGATCGGCTAAGGGCGTACAACCTCGATCGGGCCCAAGTGCCGGGCCTCAAGCCAATCCAGCAGAGTTTGATGGAGCAGTTTGGGCTTCCGGCCATCACAGCAGCCGAACTGTCACGAATCTCCGTTCCCACGATCTTGATTTGGGGACGGCACGATCTCGCCACACCACTGCCTGTCGCCGAAGCCGCGAGTGCCCGCTACGGCTGGCCGCTGCACGTTATCGACAATGCGGCCGATGACCCCCCTATCGAACAGCCCGACGCCTTCTGTCGCACGCTGCGCGCCGCTTTGCGAGAGACTGTTGAAGCAGCATCCGAAACGGGCCTAGCACCAGCTAGTACTCGAGACGAGTGGGATCGAATCGCGCCGGGCTATGACCGGACCAACACCGAGACGCAAATGTGGCTCGGGAGCGAGGGGCTGCGCCGGGCCGGGCTCCGCGCAGGAATGAAGTTCCTGGACGTGGCGTCCGGCAGTGGTGCGCTCAGCATCCCGGCAGCACGGAGCGGCGCCGAGACGTTCGCCATCGATCAGTCAACCGTGATGCTGGAACTGCTCGGAGAGCGCGCGAACAAGGAAGCGCTTCGGATCGAGACGCTAGTAATGGATGGCCACGCCCTCGTGTTCCACGATAACAGCTTCGACATCGCCGGATCGCAGTTCGGCGTTATGCTGTTTCCGGACATGCCGAGGGGCATCCGGGAAATGGCGCGGGTTGTCAGACCGGGCGGACGAGTACTGGTCATCGCCTATGGCGATCCACATCAGATCGATTTCCTCGGGTTCTTCGTGCGGGCCGTCCAGTCGGTTCGTCCGAACTTCGAAGGTCCTCCCATGAACCCACCGCCGCTGCCATTCCAACTCAGAAATCCGGAAAGGCTATGCCAAGAGCTTACGGCCGCCGGGCTGAGGGAGGTTAGCGTCGAGACGATCACGGAGAGCACGGCCTTCAGAACCGGCGATGAGCTGTGGGACTGGATTGTATGGAGCAACCCGATCGTCGAAGAGGTGCTCGGCGATCTCGAACTGCGTGAAAGTGAGCGCGGTACGATCCGTCGGACGCTCAATCGAATGGTTCGCGACCGGGCCGATGACGGCGGCTCGGCCGTCCTCACCAATCCGATCAACGTCGGAATCGGGGTGAAGTGAACGCGTCGTAGGGTCCGCGGAATAGGCGAGGCATGCCGTTCTGGAGGGTTACCGACAGAGGTGTGTGCCAGAGAGTTTCCTTCAATTGGGACCTCCCTCTCGGATACTCGCATGGCTCATCGCGTAGCTGGGCAGACTCATCGGCGCCCCCATCAACATTTCTCTGGGTTCGGCAAGACGCTTACGGGCGCGGCTGCTCACCTCTCCCCTATTTGATTTGATTTGATTTTTGGACCAGTCTTGGCGACCCGCCAGCGTCGTTTTGTTCACCCTGCTTGCCCGTTTTCCCTTACGGGTCCATTCTCATTTTTCCTATTGGGATGCTTAGGGAACCGGTCCAAGGCTATCGATGGGTCTACGGGGTTGATCGATGAACTGCGAGGGTTGCGGACTCGAGATCCAGAGCGGCTTTGCCTTCTGCCCGAAATGCGGGATGAGGCAACCAAAACCTTGCCCTGGCTGCGGTTATCCGTGCCCGTACGACTTTGCTTTCTGCCCGAAATGCGGCGCTCCCACGAACAGTGCGGGCGCAGCGGAGGACCCTACCATCCACGCCGGCTCAGCGCCGAGCGGGAAGGTTGGGCAACCGGCTCTGGCCGCGGTGGACGCCGACCGCCGCACGGTCACGGTTCTGTTCGCGGATCTCAGCGGCTTCACTGCACTGTCCGAGCAAATCGACCCGGAACTCATGCGGGCCCTGCAAAATGAGCTGTTCGAGGAGCTTACTGAGGCAGTGCAGAGGTTCGGCGGCTTCGTTGACAAGTTTATCGGCGATGCCCTGCTAGCGCTGTTCGGCGCGCCGGTCGCGCATGAGGAAGACCCGGAACGAGCGCTTCGTGCCGCCCTCGACATGGTCGAGCGAGCTTCGCGCATGCGCGAGCGCTGGCAGGCGCGGGCCGGCTCGCCGCCAGTCCTCCATATCGGCGTCAACACCGGACCGGTGGTCACCGGCGGCTTCGGCGCGGGAAGCGCCAAATCTTATTCGGTGACCGGCGACACCGTGAATACAGCGCAGCGGCTGCAATCGATGGCGTCACCCGGCGAGGTGCTGGTCGGGCCACTGACCCAGCGCCTAGCCCGGCATGCCTTCTGCTTCGAAACGCTCGGTGAGACCACGCTGCGCGGCAAGACAGGAAGCATACCAGTCTACCGCCTGCAGGGTTTGCGAGAAACCCCGCGTCCGGCGCGTGGGTTGGAGGCGCTGGGCCTCAGCGCCCCGCTGATCGGCCGAGATGCCGAGCTTGAGCGGATGTTGGCGAGCCTCGATCTGGCATGCCGGGGTTCGGCCCAACTGGTGCGGCTGGTCGGAGAAGCCGGCATCGGCAAGTCGCGGCTGGTCAACGAATTCATCGCGCGCATTCACGACGAAGAACGCTTTGCCGCTGTCGCTATCAGGAAGGCGGCCTGCTCTCCTCTCGGAGAGCAGTCCTATGGTACACTTGCTGCCGTCGTTCGAAGCGCCGCCGGCATGCCGCAAGGCGGCCCCGTAGCTGAAACCAGGGCAAGGCTTTCTGACCTGCTTGGCGAACTCGGTCTGGACGACGATGAGGCGGTCCGTTTGACGCCGCTTCTGTTCCATGTCGTCGGCCTCGGCGATCCGGAAGGCACCCTGCGGTATGTCGAACCCGAACAACTCCGCAGGCAGATCTTCTTTGCAATCCGCAGCATTTTCGAAAGGCGGCTGGCCCTCGCGCCGCTCCTGATCGTGGTGGAGGATTTGCATTGGGCAGACGCTGTGTCGCTGGAGGCGCTGCAGTACCTGATGGACCGGCTGGAACGGCGGCGGCTGATTCTGGTGTTCACCCATCGCCCGACATTCGACGTGGAACAACTCGATTCGAGGCGGATCAGCCACACGACGCTTCGTCTAGGTCCGCTTAACGACGGTAATGTGCGCAACATGCTCGCCTCTCTTTTCGGCGAAGGCTGGGACCAGGCGTTGAACACTCTGGGCAGCCGGATTCTCGACCGTGCCGGCGGAAACCCCCTATTTGTCGAAGAGATCGTGCGCGGCTTCATCGAGGGCGGGGTTCTGGTGCGAGACGGGCTTCATTGGCGGGCTGCGGCGAGTGAAACGGCGGCTGAAATTCCGGCGAGTATTCAAGCTATGCTGCTCGCCCGAATGGACAGGCTGCCGCCCGACGCGCGAAGGCTAGCCCAAGAAGCGGCGGTCCTCGGTCCGCGCTTCGACGCAACGCTGCTTGCCGCCGTTTCGACCCACCCGAAGCAGATCGAGGCGGGGCTCGATCTGCTCTGCGATGCAGAGATCATCGAGGAGGTGGCCGACAACGGTTCAATCGCGTCGCAATCCTATCGTTTCACCCAAGCCCTGCTCCAAGACGTCATCTACCAAAACCTCCTTCTGCAGCGGCGCACCGAAATGCATGGGCAGGTCGGGGCGGCCTTGGAACAATCATGCGGGCAAGAGCCAGAGCGCCTCGAAGATCTGCTGCTCCTCGGCCATCATTTCAGCCTGAGCGCGAACAGGCCAAAGGGTGCGCACTATTTACGTTCGGCCGGCGACCGGGCACGCTCGATTTACGCAAATGAAGACGCGATCCGGCACTACCAACAGGCGCTTACGGCGCTTGCCAATGATCCCGAGTCCGTGGAGCTTAGGCTCTCTCTGCGCGAGCGGATCGCCGACCTTTGCGGTTCGACGGGTCGGCGCGAGGCAGCCCACGAACACTACGGGACGGTGCTTGAGGCTCGCCGGGACACAGGCGACCGCGTCGGGGCGGCGCGGATACTGCGCAAACTCGGCCGATTGTTTTGGCAAGCCGGCAAAAGAAGCCAAGCTGAGGCGCATTATGCCGAAGCGGCTATGTCGCTCGAAGGAACGGACGCGCGAATCGAGCAGGCGCTTCTGCTCCAGGAGCGTGGTCGCCTGGCGTTTCGGAGCGGGGAGCATACCGCCGCCGTCAAGTGGGCGGATGAAGCGCTCGAACGCGCCGTGTCGCTGCCGATGGATGCCGACGAGGGGACTAGGTTGGAGGCGGCGCACGCAACCGCTGAAGCGCTCAACACAAAAGGGGTCGCGCTGGCGCGGCTCGAACGAAGCCGCGAGGCGGTGTTAGAGGTGGAACGGAGCGTCGAGATTGCCGAGGCGGCCGGCCTGCTTAGCGCCGCCTGCCGTGGCTACACGAATCTTGGCGTGCTCTACACTGTGATCGATCCGGCGCGGGCAATAGAGGTGTGTCGACAAGGCCTCGAAGTGGCGCGCCGGATCGGCGATCTCGGCTTCCAATCACGTCTTCTCGCCAATCTCGCTGTCGCCAGTTGCACCTTCACCGACCGCTGCGGTGACGAGGGCATTCCTGCCGCCGAGAAGGCGATAGAGCTAGACCGCGCACTCGACCAACGCGAGCATCTGCCTGTCCCGCTCATTGTTCTTGGACAGATCCATCAGTGCCATGCGAAGCCGGAGCTCGCGGCACGCTGTTACAATGAGGCACTGGAGGTGGCGCGAGAAACAGGCGAGCCGCAAATGCTTTTTCCGTGTTATGACGGCCTTGCTACACTGAGTCTCGACGTCGGCGATATGGCCGAGGCCGAGCGGTATTTTTCCCTGGCGCAGAATGTATGCAACCAGCACGGGCTTGATCCCGAAGGGCTGGTCGTCCTGCCGTTCCTCGATTAGCCGGGTGGAGGAACCGGATCTGTCCGAGCGTCATCCCGAAGGCCGCTGCAGCGGGTCGACCGTGCGCCAAATGCTCGATTAGCAGTGACGGGAAGATCGCCATCACGATTAAAGTTGGCAAAAGCCGCTCTTGGTCGGCATGTTCCGCGGGCTGCATTGGCTATTGTTAAGACGTCACATCGATGTACAGGCACAAAGTGTAGGGTCTTGAGCCGAAAGGGGCCGAATCGCTGGCCGTCCCAAACACTCCGACCAGGCGCGCGCCCTGTATTTCCACCATTGGCGGATGCAAGACCTTCTCTCAGCGTCATAGAGCGCTGATGTCAACCGCCGCGCAGGTCCTCTGTCCCAGTGTATTCGGCCTAGCGGACAATCGAGGGCAGATTGGTCGACAGTGGCATTAAGCCGGCGAGGAGCGGGTGCGTTTACCGGCTTGCTTTCCAGTTCGGGGCGGTATTGGACGCGATGAGACATGGATGGTTATGCGGCCAGCGCGCTCGCTGCGGCCATGATTTCGTAAGTAGAAGGAAACTTGCCCAGACCGGCTAGTCCATCGCCGGCACACTCAATATTAGCCCAGCGGACGAAACCGTCCCTATCGATTAAAAATTGGCCCTTAAGCTGAGGCCACTGTCGCTGCATATCGACTTGGTCCGTTTCGTTCTCCTTGTAGCCGTCTAGCTTTCCAACGGAGTCGGCCGCTTTCGTGATCGGCAGTGGTTCTGCTAACAACCCGTCCGGGTTGATCAGGGTCGTTTCCAGCGCCCTCAGGAATTCTGGCGTCGGGTTGGGTCTTGGGACGCCGTATGCTTGGTGCGTCGAGAGTTCGGGATCAGCCGCCAGACGAAGGCGTGTGGGCCGATAGCGGAAATAAAGCTGGGCGTTGTCCGGCGGTGTTGCCACAACTCCCAGCGTTTCAACTCCGGCAGACTTAAGCGCAGGCTCGGATGCTGAGATCTGGGCAATCGCGCGGCGGCAGAAAGGGCACCAGAGACCTACGAACAACGCGAGAAACAATGGGGTCCTTCCCCTATAGTCGGACAAGGAAACAGTCCCGCTGCCGTCCACTGCGGGTAAAGCAAAATACGGAGCGGGTTCCCCTGGCGATACAGGTTGGGAATTCTGAGTGATGTTCATGAGAACGACTCCTCCTAAACAGCAAGCACCATCATGAAGCAACGCGGACCGGCGAAAGATGGGTCGGCCTGACGCATTTCCGCGGCTAGGAGCGCCTCTCCCCCCGTACAATGGGAACGATGCTGGCTGAGTTTACATGCTTACCTGTCACTGAGACAATGATCCCAGGGTTGCTGCTCGACGTGAGCGCCGTCCTCGGCTCCCTCGTACGATAGGAGTCTTATGATAGTAAATCTCTGTGTCCTGAGCCGCGCCCGCGTAGTGATGCATGCACGCGCCACCGCCACAAGCAGATGATTGCGACGCGGTTATAGCCTATGCGACGCGCCCGCCAAAACCTTGATCATTTAGGTGCCCTGAGCAACTTTCGTCCAGACGCAAAACTCGAAGCGCAATGTCGTTTGCAATTGAATCAAGCGTCCCTTCGAGGCGGAGCGCTTGAAGGCCCTCGAAGAGGAAAACGCCAACCAACTCCGGAGAAGGGATCTTGCTTTAGGCGGCAGTGACCGGCCACGGGTAATTCCTCCACGTTGAATTAGTGTCAGCGGGCAGAGAGCAGAGTTCCGGTCGATACATCGCCTTTATCAACCAAAGACAGCGACTGCTGATTTGACGATGATCCCACCATCCGGACTTCTCCGCATTTGGCGGCCGGTAGCGGCGCGAAAGACTTGCAGCAATTGCAGCGCCGGCGGCACCCTTGACCACAGGGTTTTCATGCGTTCCCTGCCAATTCGGCTTTTCCGCACTGCCTGGCCCGAAACAATGCGCTGTGACCAGCGGAAGCCAATCTCGTGGAAATACAGGTCGGCATGTTGGGGGCTGAGATGATGAAAGACACCGGCAATTGTGCGGCGGACCCGGGAATTGAAACCTTCGACCCAATTGACATGAACGGCGTCCCGAACGTATTCGCGGCTCGAATGCTTCACGGTGTCATGCCTGGCATAGTTCTCGCCAAGGGCTATGAGCGGTGTCGCCTCATCACTCATCACGCAGGCATGAGGTTCGATCTGCGTTTCGGCGGCGCGCGCCGCTGCACGTAGCGAAAGACCAGTCACCACCACAACACGCGCCTCACCGGCCGGAGTGCCGAGTGTGACGTCACTGGTCGCTGCACCATCACCATGACCGGTGTCTTCTGCGTATTTGGCTGACCTTTTCGGCCCCGTCCAGGCGGTGGATCGTCCGGATTTATTCTTGGTCGCCCACCGAGATGAAAATGGTCGATCTCCACCGTGCCATCGAGCATGTGCTCGCGCGCCGCCATTAGACGCAGAGCGCGTCCCATCCGCCAGGCCGTGGGTTGGCTCACTCCCAGAGCCTCGGCGAGGCGCACCGACGACAAACCTTCATCCGACTGCAACATCAGCCACATGCCCTTCAGCCAAAGACTCAAAGGTAGTTTGGTGGAATGCAGAGGCGTGTAGGTCGTCACCGCGAACTGGAACCGGCAATCGCCGCTGGAACACTGATAGAGACCCGAACGCGCACGCCGCTTGCCAGTGTCTGTCGCGCGCGGCTATAGCAATCGAGCGTTTGTAACCACAGGCAGGGTAAACTCTCCCAGCCGGGCAGCCATGCTTTCCAGCAATCGCCGGCACTGCTCCTCATCGCGAAAGGCCACAATCATATCTTTCTGTGGGCCGAATGTTGGCAAGCGATGCAAGCATCGTTTCCGACATTCTCATCTCCTTCGGATCATAACCTGAAGAATCGCATGGTAGCCGTTTGCTATCAAGGGTTCTGCTTGTCTTTCGTTGATAAAGGCCTGATCACATAATGCGATTTATTGAGCTCAGAACGCGAACATCTTCCCGACAAACCGTACGGGGCACCTTTCGAGGGCAGCACGCGAGCCCGCTCGCGCGGGATCGCTAAGTTATGCTAGAGGCGCGCGTTCCTGTCTCGCGCTTCGGCTCACCATCCAAGTGCGAAGCTTGGCGCACACTCCGTGTCGAGATTTGCCCCGTTGCATTGGTCAGCGCGAAACCTGCGCCACGGTCAGATGCTTAGGCAGAGGTATTTGATCTCCACATAGTCTTCAATGCCATACTTGGAGCCTTCGCGGCCCTGGCCGGACTGCTTGATGCCGCCGAAGGGGGCCGCCTCTGTGGAGATCAGGCCGGTGTTGACGCCGACCATGCCGTATTCCAGCGCTTCCGCTACGCGGAAGATCTTGCTCATATCCTTCGAGTAGAAGTAGGACGCCAGACCAAACTCGGTATTGTTGGCCGTTTCAATGACCTCCTCCTCCGTCTCGAATTTGAAGAGCGGCGCAACAGGTCCAAAGGTTTCCTCGCGAGCGATCTTCATGTCGATAGTGACACCCGTCAGCACGGTTGGCTCGAAAAACAGGCCGCCTCGGGCATTGCCGCCGAGAACCACTTCCGCGCCCTTTGCCACAGCGTCACCGATATGTTCCTCGACCTTGGCGAGTGCCTTTTCGGAGATCAGCGGGCCGGCGTCGATACCCGGTTCGAATCCGTCGCCAATCTTCATCTCCCGAACCTTGGCGGCAAGCTTCGCGGCAAAGCCGTCATAGACGCCGGCCTGCACGAAGAGCCTGTTGGCGCAGACGCAGGTCTGACCGTTGTTGCGGTACTTGGAGATCATGGCCCCTTCGACCGCCGCGTCGAGATCCGCATCGTCAAAGACGATGAAGGGCGCGTTGCCCCCGAGTTCGAGGCCAAGCTTCATGATCTGATCAGCGCCCTGGCGCATCAGGATCTTGCCGACATCGGTCGATCCGGTGAAGGTAAGCTTGCGCACCTTGTCGTTCGCACACATCTCCTTGCCAATACTGGCGGAGTCGGTCGAGAGGACGACGTTGAAGAGCCCCGCCGGCAGGCCGGCGCGCTCCGCCAAAACCGCGATCGCAAGCGCCGAAAGCGGCGTTTCCGCCGCAGGCTTCGCGACCATTGCGCAGCCGGCGGCAACCGCCGGCGACATCTTGCGGGCGAGCATCGCGTTCGGAAAATTCCACGGAGTGATCGCGGCCACGACCCCGACCGGTTGCTTGATCACGATGATGCGCTTGTCTGGCCGGTGTCCGGGAATGGTGTCGCCATAGACGCGCTTTGCTTCCTCGCCGAACCATTCGACGTAGGACGCCCCGTAAAGGATTTCGCCCCTCGCCTCCGCGAGCGGCTTGCCCATTTCCATGGTCAGGATGGTAGCAAGGTCGTCGGCATTGGCAACCATCAGGTCGTAGAGGTTGCGCAGCACCGCGGCGCGTTCCTTGCCGGTCTTTTTCGCCCATGCCTTTTGCGCTGCGTGCGCCGCATCGATGGCATGCGCGGTTTCGGCCCGGCCCATGTCGGGCAATGTGGCGATAGCCTCGCCCGTCGCTGGATTGGTGACGTCGAATGTCTTGCCGCTGTCGCTTCTCGCGAGCCACTCGGCGCCGACCAGCCCCTTGTCAACTGCAAGGCTGGTATCCTTCAGTTTGACGAGCAGGGTTTCCGAAATCGTCATTCACAGGCCTCCTCGCGCGAACGTGCGCGTCTTGCTCCCGAAGAGCCAGATTTCTGTCGTCCCGATGCCGCGTCGGCTACCTTCATTGACCGAAGACGTGCGCCGATCCGGCATCGAACCTCAACCAAACGGCATCGCCGCGAGCGAGCCCCGAGATCGCCTCGTGACCGAACGGAAGGCGGACAGACAGGTCGTTGCCCTTGTTGGTCTTTGTTGCGACGTGCACGTTGTTGCCGAGGAAGGTGATATCGCTAACCGTGGCGGGCAACCCGGTGTCCGATCGCGTTTTAGACAGGAGCAGGCGTTCCGGTCTCAGCATGAGGGAGGCTTTGCCTCCGGAGGAGGCAGTCCCATGCAGGGGAACGTTGGCCACTCTCATTGTGTCACAGATTGCGACCTCTGCCCGGCCGTTCGCCGTGGAGACCACATTGCAGGGCAGGAAATCGCTGTCTCCGATGAACTCGGCGACGAACCGCGTAGAGGGATTGCCGTAGAGCTCCGGCCCGGTACCGATCTGGTCGATCACGCCCTTCGAAAAAACGGCGATCCGATCGGAAAGGCGAAGCGCTTCCTCCTGGTCGTGCGTAACGTAGAGGATCGTCACCTCCGTCTGCTGATGAATCCGGCGGATCTCGTGCTGGATCTCCTCGCGCAGTTTCTTGTCGAGTGCCGAGAGCGGCTCGTCCATCAGCAGCACAGGCGGATCATAGGCAAGAGCGCGCGCCAATGCGACGCGCTGCTGCTGGCCGCCTGACATTTGCGCCGGCTTGCGATCCTCGAAGCCTTCGAGCCGCACGAGCTTCAGCA
The genomic region above belongs to Sinorhizobium meliloti and contains:
- a CDS encoding LuxR C-terminal-related transcriptional regulator, which gives rise to MGPHQQRSERRVSGAIDHLGLGRDAYQRRAWSDAYRWLSRADEKAPLDPEDVERLAISAYLAGRDDEYLQALDRAHHCYLDAEDCVRAARAAFWLGLRLAFRGEVGPATGWFGRAERLLQREGKACVEEGYLLLPAAEQQLNAGDAETAYATAARAVEIGDRFADADLSACARHLQGRALILQGQVARGLALLDEAMVAVTAGELSPIMTGLVYCSVVEACQQIYAVDRAREWTAALSAWCAGQLQLVTFTGTCLVHRAEIMQTNGAWREAIEEARRACTAPSPGSGHHPPAAAFYQEAEIHRLRGAFTEAEEAYRQASRLGWEPLPGLALLRLAQGRTETAVNAIKRALGTTINRLQRTKLLPAYIEIMIGAGDFEPACDACRELEECADYFQTSMLRAMAAHATGAVHLAKGDPQDALAALRRAFELWLRVEAPYHAARARKLIGLACDALGDEESATLELTAAREAFEQLGAAPDIAGMVLPMHVHGLTRRELQVLRLVASGEPNKKIAAELRLSQRTIDRHVSNILSKLDVSSRAAATAWAYKHRLV
- a CDS encoding alpha/beta fold hydrolase, whose amino-acid sequence is MITSDAGMGPRQEDAARERTPTTGGPRERLLAGVSVSEKTLRLAGISTAVLDGGAGPPIMLLHGPGEHAAKWLRIIPDLIKTYHVIAPDLPGHGASEITDGPIDADRALAWLGELIESVCPTPPVLVGQILGGAIAARFAAANSNRLRCLVLSDALGLAPFQPVPEFGAALMAFVTHPNEENHDRLWQRCAYDLDTLRDRMGESWDRLRAYNLDRAQVPGLKPIQQSLMEQFGLPAITAAELSRISVPTILIWGRHDLATPLPVAEAASARYGWPLHVIDNAADDPPIEQPDAFCRTLRAALRETVEAASETGLAPASTRDEWDRIAPGYDRTNTETQMWLGSEGLRRAGLRAGMKFLDVASGSGALSIPAARSGAETFAIDQSTVMLELLGERANKEALRIETLVMDGHALVFHDNSFDIAGSQFGVMLFPDMPRGIREMARVVRPGGRVLVIAYGDPHQIDFLGFFVRAVQSVRPNFEGPPMNPPPLPFQLRNPERLCQELTAAGLREVSVETITESTAFRTGDELWDWIVWSNPIVEEVLGDLELRESERGTIRRTLNRMVRDRADDGGSAVLTNPINVGIGVK
- a CDS encoding adenylate/guanylate cyclase domain-containing protein, with translation MNCEGCGLEIQSGFAFCPKCGMRQPKPCPGCGYPCPYDFAFCPKCGAPTNSAGAAEDPTIHAGSAPSGKVGQPALAAVDADRRTVTVLFADLSGFTALSEQIDPELMRALQNELFEELTEAVQRFGGFVDKFIGDALLALFGAPVAHEEDPERALRAALDMVERASRMRERWQARAGSPPVLHIGVNTGPVVTGGFGAGSAKSYSVTGDTVNTAQRLQSMASPGEVLVGPLTQRLARHAFCFETLGETTLRGKTGSIPVYRLQGLRETPRPARGLEALGLSAPLIGRDAELERMLASLDLACRGSAQLVRLVGEAGIGKSRLVNEFIARIHDEERFAAVAIRKAACSPLGEQSYGTLAAVVRSAAGMPQGGPVAETRARLSDLLGELGLDDDEAVRLTPLLFHVVGLGDPEGTLRYVEPEQLRRQIFFAIRSIFERRLALAPLLIVVEDLHWADAVSLEALQYLMDRLERRRLILVFTHRPTFDVEQLDSRRISHTTLRLGPLNDGNVRNMLASLFGEGWDQALNTLGSRILDRAGGNPLFVEEIVRGFIEGGVLVRDGLHWRAAASETAAEIPASIQAMLLARMDRLPPDARRLAQEAAVLGPRFDATLLAAVSTHPKQIEAGLDLLCDAEIIEEVADNGSIASQSYRFTQALLQDVIYQNLLLQRRTEMHGQVGAALEQSCGQEPERLEDLLLLGHHFSLSANRPKGAHYLRSAGDRARSIYANEDAIRHYQQALTALANDPESVELRLSLRERIADLCGSTGRREAAHEHYGTVLEARRDTGDRVGAARILRKLGRLFWQAGKRSQAEAHYAEAAMSLEGTDARIEQALLLQERGRLAFRSGEHTAAVKWADEALERAVSLPMDADEGTRLEAAHATAEALNTKGVALARLERSREAVLEVERSVEIAEAAGLLSAACRGYTNLGVLYTVIDPARAIEVCRQGLEVARRIGDLGFQSRLLANLAVASCTFTDRCGDEGIPAAEKAIELDRALDQREHLPVPLIVLGQIHQCHAKPELAARCYNEALEVARETGEPQMLFPCYDGLATLSLDVGDMAEAERYFSLAQNVCNQHGLDPEGLVVLPFLD
- a CDS encoding redoxin domain-containing protein, with protein sequence MNITQNSQPVSPGEPAPYFALPAVDGSGTVSLSDYRGRTPLFLALFVGLWCPFCRRAIAQISASEPALKSAGVETLGVVATPPDNAQLYFRYRPTRLRLAADPELSTHQAYGVPRPNPTPEFLRALETTLINPDGLLAEPLPITKAADSVGKLDGYKENETDQVDMQRQWPQLKGQFLIDRDGFVRWANIECAGDGLAGLGKFPSTYEIMAAASALAA
- a CDS encoding NAD-dependent succinate-semialdehyde dehydrogenase translates to MTISETLLVKLKDTSLAVDKGLVGAEWLARSDSGKTFDVTNPATGEAIATLPDMGRAETAHAIDAAHAAQKAWAKKTGKERAAVLRNLYDLMVANADDLATILTMEMGKPLAEARGEILYGASYVEWFGEEAKRVYGDTIPGHRPDKRIIVIKQPVGVVAAITPWNFPNAMLARKMSPAVAAGCAMVAKPAAETPLSALAIAVLAERAGLPAGLFNVVLSTDSASIGKEMCANDKVRKLTFTGSTDVGKILMRQGADQIMKLGLELGGNAPFIVFDDADLDAAVEGAMISKYRNNGQTCVCANRLFVQAGVYDGFAAKLAAKVREMKIGDGFEPGIDAGPLISEKALAKVEEHIGDAVAKGAEVVLGGNARGGLFFEPTVLTGVTIDMKIAREETFGPVAPLFKFETEEEVIETANNTEFGLASYFYSKDMSKIFRVAEALEYGMVGVNTGLISTEAAPFGGIKQSGQGREGSKYGIEDYVEIKYLCLSI
- a CDS encoding ABC transporter ATP-binding protein, with amino-acid sequence MSKPFLQIRGIRKEYGPVTAVQDVNLDVAQGEFLTFLGPSGSGKSTTLYILAGFENPTCGDILLNGETLLMTPSHKRNIGMVFQRYTLFPHLSVGENIAFPLKVRRLPKAEIDAKVREMLKLVRLEGFEDRKPAQMSGGQQQRVALARALAYDPPVLLMDEPLSALDKKLREEIQHEIRRIHQQTEVTILYVTHDQEEALRLSDRIAVFSKGVIDQIGTGPELYGNPSTRFVAEFIGDSDFLPCNVVSTANGRAEVAICDTMRVANVPLHGTASSGGKASLMLRPERLLLSKTRSDTGLPATVSDITFLGNNVHVATKTNKGNDLSVRLPFGHEAISGLARGDAVWLRFDAGSAHVFGQ